From the Alloalcanivorax dieselolei B5 genome, one window contains:
- a CDS encoding MBL fold metallo-hydrolase, with the protein MSELQYPFSQPPQPGERLEVAPGVYWLYFPMPLALDHINLWLLEDGDGWTLVDTGFGTRHTQKIWAEAFDNALEGRPIRRIIVTHYHPDHVGQAGWLAQRFGAPVRMTRGEWELLNHLHSAEDETVRQDVRRFMGLHGLHGEPLDALSGRGNGFRKVVPIMPPTPEFIAAGDAIQVNGETWRVYIGRGHAPEHACLFREHDHVLISGDQVLPRISSNLTVHARDPDDDPVSAFVDSLTAIKNALPEDSLVLPAHGLAFHGLHARIDALVKHHDEQLSVAEEACEKVPMTAYDLLPLLFNRKLDNNQMMFAMGESIAHLNCLHAHGRATRADRQGRRYYAA; encoded by the coding sequence ATGTCCGAATTGCAGTATCCGTTTTCGCAACCGCCACAACCCGGCGAGCGTCTGGAAGTGGCGCCGGGGGTGTACTGGTTGTACTTCCCCATGCCGCTGGCACTGGACCACATTAACCTGTGGTTGCTGGAGGATGGGGACGGCTGGACCCTGGTCGATACCGGATTCGGTACCCGCCACACCCAGAAAATCTGGGCCGAGGCGTTCGACAACGCCCTGGAAGGCCGGCCGATCCGCCGCATCATCGTCACCCATTACCATCCGGACCATGTCGGCCAGGCCGGCTGGCTGGCGCAACGTTTCGGAGCGCCGGTGCGCATGACGCGCGGGGAGTGGGAACTGCTCAATCATTTGCATTCCGCCGAGGACGAGACCGTCCGCCAGGACGTGCGCCGCTTCATGGGGCTGCACGGTCTGCATGGGGAGCCGCTGGATGCGCTCAGCGGCCGTGGCAACGGTTTCCGAAAAGTGGTGCCGATCATGCCACCGACCCCGGAGTTCATCGCCGCCGGCGACGCTATTCAGGTTAATGGTGAAACCTGGCGGGTGTACATTGGCCGGGGGCATGCGCCGGAGCACGCCTGTCTGTTCCGCGAGCACGACCACGTGCTGATCAGCGGCGATCAGGTGCTGCCGCGTATTTCCAGTAACCTTACCGTGCACGCGCGCGACCCGGATGATGACCCGGTCAGCGCTTTCGTCGATTCATTGACGGCGATTAAAAACGCACTGCCGGAAGACAGTCTGGTATTGCCGGCCCACGGCCTGGCTTTCCATGGTCTGCACGCTCGCATTGATGCTTTGGTCAAGCACCATGACGAACAGTTGAGCGTGGCCGAGGAAGCCTGCGAGAAAGTGCCGATGACCGCTTACGATCTGCTGCCGCTGCTGTTTAACCGCAAGCTCGACAACAATCAGATGATGTTCGCCATGGGGGAGAGCATCGCGCACCTCAACTGCCTGCACGCCCACGGCCGCGCCACGCGCGCCGACCGCCAGGGGCGGCGTTACTACGCCGCCTGA
- a CDS encoding FitA-like ribbon-helix-helix domain-containing protein, translating to MASITIRNLDDELKARLRLSAAEHGHSMEEEVRQILHRALEPGSDTGLGTRIRERFAAYDAEPPEFERRRDAPRDPGLDQ from the coding sequence ATGGCCTCCATTACCATCCGCAACCTCGATGACGAATTGAAAGCCCGGCTGCGCTTGAGCGCCGCTGAACACGGCCATTCCATGGAGGAAGAGGTAAGGCAGATCCTGCATCGTGCCCTGGAGCCGGGTTCGGATACCGGTCTTGGCACCCGCATCCGCGAGCGCTTTGCCGCCTATGATGCCGAACCGCCGGAGTTCGAACGGCGCCGGGACGCGCCCCGCGATCCTGGTCTGGATCAATGA
- a CDS encoding MaoC/PaaZ C-terminal domain-containing protein, translating to MAIDPQHLLNYPIPQVRQTLTEKDTAFYALSVGLGMDSLDEKQLRFVDSARDFRALPSIAVVLGHPGFWVARDDTGIDAVRVVHGEQRIEWHKPLPVAGEVVGETRVTGVVDKGNNALMYSEKELRDGNGELLATAGMTTVLRGQGGFGGDSEPLHAVHTLPDSEPDISVDLPTRAEQALYYRLNGDDNPLHSNPATAEAAGYPRPILHGLCTLGVVFHALFRELVDYQEDRLKALSLRFSSPVFPGETIRTEIWRDGSFRARVVERDVVVVNNGKLDFV from the coding sequence ATGGCTATCGATCCGCAACATTTGCTCAATTACCCCATTCCCCAGGTACGTCAAACACTGACCGAAAAGGACACCGCGTTTTATGCCCTGTCGGTGGGCCTCGGTATGGACTCCCTGGACGAAAAACAACTGCGCTTCGTCGATTCCGCCCGGGATTTCCGTGCGCTGCCCAGCATCGCGGTGGTGCTGGGACATCCCGGTTTCTGGGTGGCGCGTGATGATACCGGCATCGATGCGGTGCGCGTGGTGCACGGTGAACAGCGCATTGAGTGGCACAAGCCGCTGCCGGTGGCGGGCGAAGTGGTGGGCGAAACCCGCGTCACCGGTGTGGTGGACAAGGGCAACAACGCGCTGATGTACAGCGAAAAGGAACTGCGCGACGGTAACGGCGAGTTGTTGGCTACCGCCGGCATGACCACGGTGCTGCGCGGGCAGGGCGGGTTCGGTGGCGACAGCGAACCGTTGCACGCGGTACACACCCTGCCGGACAGCGAGCCGGACATCAGCGTGGATCTGCCCACCCGTGCCGAGCAGGCGCTGTACTACCGTCTCAACGGCGACGACAACCCGCTGCACTCCAATCCCGCCACCGCCGAGGCCGCCGGTTATCCGCGTCCGATCCTGCACGGCCTGTGCACCCTCGGTGTGGTCTTCCATGCGTTGTTCCGTGAGCTGGTGGATTACCAGGAAGACCGTTTGAAGGCCTTGTCGCTGCGTTTTTCCTCGCCGGTCTTTCCCGGCGAGACCATCCGTACCGAAATCTGGCGCGACGGTTCCTTCCGTGCCCGGGTGGTGGAGCGTGACGTGGTGGTGGTGAACAACGGCAAGCTGGATTTTGTTTGA
- a CDS encoding type II toxin-antitoxin system VapC family toxin has product MIVLDTNVLSDLMRPAPDPRVVAWLDRQPGRDVAVTSITVAEILHGVRRLPAGRRKRQLTDLSVDLFNEEFAGRVLPFDAPAAAHYAEKLAACEKRGRPVHMADVQIAAICERHGAVLATRNIKDFEPLGVSLLNPWMAG; this is encoded by the coding sequence ATGATTGTCCTGGACACCAATGTGCTGTCGGACTTGATGCGGCCGGCGCCCGACCCCCGGGTAGTGGCGTGGCTGGACCGCCAGCCCGGCCGGGATGTGGCGGTTACCAGCATCACCGTGGCGGAAATACTGCATGGCGTCCGCCGCTTGCCCGCCGGGCGACGCAAGCGCCAGCTCACGGACCTGTCCGTAGATTTGTTCAACGAGGAGTTCGCCGGCCGCGTGCTGCCTTTCGACGCCCCGGCCGCCGCCCACTACGCGGAAAAACTGGCGGCCTGCGAAAAACGCGGCCGGCCCGTGCACATGGCCGACGTTCAGATCGCCGCCATCTGCGAGCGGCACGGCGCTGTACTGGCCACGCGCAATATCAAGGATTTCGAACCCTTGGGGGTGTCTTTACTGAATCCGTGGATGGCGGGTTAG
- a CDS encoding acetate--CoA ligase family protein: MQDDTHANGTTNGRFASLTPLLQPRSVAVVGASADATRIGGRPVSYMLRGEFQGRVMPVNPKRSEIQGLPAYASIDDLPEAPDASVVAVPAAQVVDTVDALGRRGGRSAIIFSSGFSEVGAQGEALQQQLLVTARRHGMRLLGPNTAGAFNSTIGFFGSFMSGLERGFPLPGRIGIASQSGAYGAHLLGLARARGLGTPICAATGNECDVTLGEAIGWMVENPDIDVVMAYAEAVRDVESFTAALEAAHAARKPVILQKVGRSALGQKAALSHTAALAGDDRVFDAMLADYAVIRVESSAELLDVAYTATRRIYPANNSLGMLTISGGAGIIVSDLAEQLDVPMPPMPEPAQADLKTAVPFCSPINPVDCTAQVLNDLTLAGTFGERMVSDGGYASVLAFFSQAGTVPSVAPKLCAELKKVKDAHPDRLFVMSLIGEPEQNQPYEEAGFVLMEDPTDAVKVIKAMGQLGDAFARPLPQREAVPPVTLPEATPGEAEAKQLLAAHGIPAVPEKVLGSAGEAAAYAEQIGFPVVMKIASADIVHKSEIGGVLLNVADADSVREGFQTLLDNAERHAPEAKLDGVLVARQIVGGVECFMGIQRDPQFGPVAVFGLGGIFVEVLKDVVFQRCPFDREEARRLILSIKGAPLLQGARGRAPVDLDALSAMLANLSRFAVGAGERLDSIDINPVFAMPEGQGAFAADALIQLKTDQLKTDQLNEQK; encoded by the coding sequence ATGCAAGACGACACCCACGCGAACGGCACCACCAACGGCCGGTTCGCTTCGCTAACGCCACTGCTGCAGCCACGCTCCGTGGCGGTGGTGGGGGCATCCGCCGACGCCACCCGTATCGGTGGCCGGCCAGTAAGCTACATGCTGCGCGGTGAGTTCCAGGGCCGGGTGATGCCGGTGAACCCGAAACGCAGCGAGATTCAGGGGCTGCCGGCCTACGCCAGCATCGATGATCTGCCGGAAGCACCGGACGCCTCGGTGGTGGCGGTGCCGGCCGCCCAGGTGGTGGACACCGTGGATGCCCTGGGCCGCAGGGGCGGACGCAGCGCCATTATTTTCTCTTCCGGTTTCAGTGAAGTGGGCGCGCAGGGCGAAGCGCTACAGCAGCAACTGCTGGTCACCGCGCGCCGCCACGGCATGCGCTTGCTCGGCCCCAATACCGCCGGCGCCTTCAACAGCACCATCGGCTTCTTTGGCAGTTTCATGTCCGGCCTGGAACGCGGTTTTCCGCTGCCGGGCCGCATCGGTATCGCCTCCCAGTCCGGCGCCTACGGCGCTCACCTGCTGGGGCTGGCACGGGCGCGCGGGCTGGGCACACCAATCTGCGCCGCCACCGGCAACGAATGTGATGTCACCTTGGGCGAAGCCATTGGCTGGATGGTGGAGAACCCGGACATCGACGTGGTGATGGCCTACGCCGAAGCGGTGCGCGACGTGGAGTCGTTCACCGCCGCGCTGGAAGCCGCGCACGCCGCGCGCAAGCCGGTGATTCTGCAGAAAGTGGGCCGCAGCGCCCTGGGCCAGAAAGCCGCCCTGTCCCACACCGCCGCCCTGGCCGGTGACGACCGGGTATTCGACGCGATGCTGGCGGACTACGCGGTAATCCGCGTGGAGAGCAGCGCCGAGCTGCTGGACGTGGCCTATACCGCCACCCGCCGCATTTACCCGGCCAACAATTCCCTCGGCATGCTCACCATCAGCGGTGGCGCCGGCATCATCGTCAGCGACCTGGCCGAGCAGCTGGACGTGCCGATGCCGCCCATGCCGGAACCGGCCCAGGCCGACCTGAAAACCGCGGTGCCGTTCTGTTCCCCGATCAATCCAGTGGACTGCACCGCCCAGGTGCTCAACGACCTGACCCTGGCCGGTACCTTCGGTGAGCGCATGGTGTCCGACGGCGGTTATGCCTCGGTGCTGGCGTTCTTCAGCCAGGCCGGCACGGTGCCATCGGTGGCGCCGAAACTGTGCGCGGAGTTGAAAAAAGTAAAGGACGCCCATCCGGATCGCCTGTTCGTGATGTCGCTGATCGGCGAGCCGGAGCAGAACCAGCCCTATGAAGAGGCCGGCTTCGTATTGATGGAAGACCCCACCGACGCGGTGAAAGTAATCAAGGCCATGGGACAGTTGGGCGACGCCTTCGCCCGGCCTTTGCCACAGCGGGAAGCGGTGCCACCGGTAACCTTGCCGGAAGCCACGCCCGGCGAAGCCGAAGCCAAACAATTGCTGGCCGCGCACGGTATTCCCGCGGTGCCGGAAAAAGTGCTCGGCAGCGCCGGGGAGGCCGCCGCCTACGCCGAACAAATCGGCTTCCCGGTGGTGATGAAAATCGCCTCCGCCGACATCGTGCACAAATCCGAAATCGGTGGCGTGCTGTTGAACGTTGCCGACGCGGACTCCGTGCGCGAAGGCTTCCAGACCCTGTTGGACAACGCCGAACGTCACGCCCCGGAGGCGAAACTGGACGGTGTGCTGGTGGCCCGGCAGATCGTCGGCGGCGTGGAATGCTTCATGGGCATCCAGCGCGACCCGCAGTTCGGGCCGGTGGCGGTGTTCGGTCTCGGCGGCATCTTTGTCGAAGTGCTCAAGGACGTGGTGTTCCAGCGTTGTCCGTTTGACCGAGAGGAAGCTCGCCGTCTGATTCTGTCGATCAAGGGCGCGCCGCTGCTGCAAGGCGCTCGCGGCCGTGCGCCGGTGGATCTGGACGCGTTGTCGGCAATGCTCGCCAATTTGTCCCGCTTCGCCGTCGGCGCCGGTGAGCGCCTGGACTCCATCGATATCAATCCGGTTTTCGCCATGCCCGAAGGGCAGGGTGCCTTCGCCGCCGACGCGCTGATCCAGCTAAAAACAGACCAGCTAAAAACAGACCAATTGAACGAACAAAAGTGA
- a CDS encoding IclR family transcriptional regulator — protein MTSPKDERTDSSNRNGGSRNGSTKDVGAVVNAIQLLRHLAHQQAPEGVAAIARATGVSPSSAFNILRTLNNEGFVRFDESSKTYQLGIGLSELTVNLIGQSYADLIQPELERLALNLDILIVLWRITHDNHVSVIARGIPNVAHVDVRLDSRLPELIGACGRAIAGVRDLPDAELRRRFARLRWENPPSFEEYQHGVKEAQERGWALDDNCLYRGISMVASVLSDHHNQPRFAISGIGITAQHDARGLARAGDAIRDTAHFLERSLFPRNLRENAIDE, from the coding sequence ATGACATCCCCAAAAGACGAACGTACCGACTCCAGCAACCGGAACGGCGGCAGCCGAAATGGCAGTACCAAGGACGTGGGCGCCGTGGTGAACGCGATCCAGCTTTTACGCCACCTCGCCCACCAGCAGGCGCCGGAGGGCGTGGCCGCCATCGCCCGCGCCACCGGCGTCAGCCCGAGCAGCGCCTTCAACATTCTGCGCACCCTCAATAACGAGGGCTTCGTGCGTTTCGACGAAAGCAGCAAGACCTATCAGCTGGGCATTGGCCTGTCCGAGCTGACCGTTAATCTGATCGGTCAAAGCTATGCCGACCTGATCCAGCCGGAGCTGGAACGGCTGGCCCTGAATCTGGATATCCTGATCGTACTGTGGCGCATCACCCACGATAATCATGTCAGCGTCATCGCCCGCGGCATCCCCAATGTGGCCCATGTGGATGTGCGGCTGGACAGCCGCCTGCCGGAGTTGATCGGCGCCTGCGGCCGCGCCATCGCCGGGGTACGCGACCTGCCCGACGCGGAGCTGCGGCGCCGCTTCGCCCGACTGCGCTGGGAGAATCCGCCCAGCTTCGAGGAGTATCAGCACGGCGTTAAGGAAGCACAGGAACGGGGCTGGGCGCTGGACGACAACTGTCTGTACCGCGGCATCAGCATGGTGGCCAGCGTTCTCAGCGATCACCACAATCAGCCACGTTTCGCCATCTCCGGCATCGGCATCACCGCCCAGCACGACGCTCGCGGCCTGGCCCGGGCCGGCGACGCCATCCGCGACACCGCCCACTTCCTGGAACGCTCGCTGTTTCCCCGCAATCTTAGGGAAAATGCTATCGATGAATAG